In a single window of the Panthera leo isolate Ple1 chromosome A1, P.leo_Ple1_pat1.1, whole genome shotgun sequence genome:
- the LOC122228860 gene encoding translation initiation factor IF-2-like: protein MRQQEGSKETFREDDDQRGGEIAPFNDSCISYWDEGVRASSVLPLPPAPSARGARGAHATSPPWGSARGRILLRPPPPHLCLPDLGRPGATRRAPRPAAAGRRPAPSDAARRRSARPGPVPRFFALRTSARATARRNSQSIPSRALQSAPRHASAPPRPSALAPASGHCGWRVSHLRTPESRRNSVGRKGARAEGRRELREPAPRRGPSTRVSAATSTTPRACAISSASPAPPSADPRLPERLGESGGQGRKSWLEGALRAVHVREQRPILSALLEPRLCDSCILRQLPPKVHVRYVVKVSGV from the exons ATGAGGCAGCAAGAAGGGTCAAAAGAGACATTCCGGGAGGACGACGAccaaaggggagggg AAATCGCTCCCTTCAACGACAGTTGCATCTCCTACTGGGATGAGGGCGTCCGGGCCTCctctgtcctgcccctccccccagccccgtcAGCCCGCGGGGCCCGGGGCGCTCACGCCACCAGCCCGCCTTGGGGGTCCGCGCGAGGGCGAATCCTTCTCCGCCCGCCGCCGCCCCACCTGTGCCTTCCAGATCTCGGGCGCCCGGGCGCCACCCGAAGAGCTCCCCGCCCGGCTGCCGCAGGCCGGAGGCCTGCTCCCTCAGACGCGGCGCGGCGGCGAAGTGCCCGGCCGGGACCGGTCCCGAGGTTCTTCGCGCTTCGCACGAGCGCGCGCGCGACCGCACGACGGAACTCACAAAGCATTCCAAGTCGCGCGCTCCAGAGCGCGCCACGTCACGCGTCCGCGCCGCCCCGCCCGTCAGCTCTCGCTCCCGCATCGGGGCACTGCGG GTGGCGTGTCAGTCACCTTCGAACCCCGGAGTCAAGGCGAAACTCTGTGGGGAGAAAAGGGGCGAGGGCGGAAGGCCGCAGAGAACTACGCGAGCCAGCCCCTCGGCGCGGACCCTCGACCCGGGTCTCCGCGGCCACGTCGACAACCCCCCGCGCTTGCGCAATATCttctgcctcccccgcccccccctccgcGGACCCAAGGCTGCCGGAGAGGCTAGGAGAGAGTGGTGGGCAGGGACGGAAGTCGTGGCTAGAGGGAGCCCTGCGCGCGGTGCACGTGCGAGAACAAAGGCCGATTCTCTCCGCTCTTCTGGAACCTAGGCTTTGTGACTCCTGCATTCTGAGACAGTTACCTCCCAAAGTCCACGTACGCTACGTGGTAAAAGTCTCGGGTGTGTAA